In uncultured Bacteroides sp., the following proteins share a genomic window:
- a CDS encoding two-component regulator propeller domain-containing protein has translation MRTKLFFVTFLLTIFSLYSSNIKFYDVNSLYGISMRVATSVCKDKKGFIWASTKMGILRLAGDDYRIYQLPYENTDVITVKLVYANSDLLAFSNNGQLFRYNAIKDQFELIVNMGKVMNNKYLVVADMVIDNTNCYWIATSSGLFRYQRAHLMKIQDSEDTHSLVWYDSNRLFVAKPKGIWLFNKQTMKGEWLYKNGPKSDLHVSRFLYDNKAKRLWIGTSWNGMFYYDLNKHTLCPVKINGFPKQPILAIEANSDSTILAGIDGQGIWELNRQGTKVLNVYKEDVNDPSSLSGNGVYDIFNDQNKRIWICTYGGGVSFFDKTTPLVDQLTHTINNPNSLVNNKVNKIVQDKRGSIWMATDNGISCKEAGTGKWKTYYQNQHNQAPVFISLCEDDKGRIWAGTYSSGIYVLDERTGRELAHYSKETHGSALDNNFVLDIFKDSNGDLWIGGVQGKMICYLSKENKFRNYSTMPINAFAELAPNKILLACTYGLCILDKKTGIIKTLQEGYLVHDAIAIKDEIWICTSGEGLIRYNYKTRKTQKITAASGLPSNYVNSIMYADGYLWLGTESGLCRLNPKNMGVLTYNTVYPLSRVSFNRGSRCKLNNGQLIWGTSNGAVRFSPKSLSESQSKGAIFFQNLTIAGRSIRSSLSSPLDSLQEVSLNYNQNTLQLELLSIGGISGAKFSWTLEGFDNSWSQPSENRFIHYSNIPNGTYVLKIRLYDCSLSHVIVERSLCITVVPPFWKTWWFELFIFAFIVSIIYLSFKYYIERFKQQHNEEKIRFFTNTTHDIRTSLTLIKAPIEELLKEQNMSDVGRYYLSLATEQARRLSTVVTQLMDFQKVDIRKEQLVLGMVDIVGLIEHRRLMFESFAKKQNIDLYFSSDQDWYQTAVDESMMEKTIDNLISNAIKYSHPDSKVLINIKCEPDNWTLEIKDSGIGISKKAQYQLFREFYRGENAINSKIVGSGIGLLLVKKYVEMHDGNISCVSEENIGSIFKIVIPFKEVLEEKNKANAKIKESVSYVVNNIDSQPLLEQEGSPKQVMRILIVEDNDDLRNFMQSPLQTDFDVLLAEDGVVAWDIIQKQMPDLVVSDVMMPNMDGFELCRLMKSTYETSHIPLILLTALSGEAEQLHGLGLGADDYLTKPFDMTLLVQRIKSIIRNREIVKEKALKLIKGPDNNEEQILANKLNDKFVKKMLEVVRANIANTEFGKDDFASSMNISSSLLYKKVKSLTDQSPTDFIKMVRLDYALELLQSHKYTVTEVSEFCGFSSLGYFSTVFKKYFGKSPTEIES, from the coding sequence ATGAGAACTAAACTTTTTTTTGTAACTTTCTTGCTAACTATTTTCTCATTATACTCCTCAAATATAAAGTTCTACGATGTCAACTCTTTATATGGAATTTCAATGCGAGTTGCTACTTCTGTTTGCAAAGATAAAAAAGGATTTATTTGGGCTTCTACTAAAATGGGGATTTTAAGGCTTGCTGGAGATGATTACCGCATTTATCAACTACCATATGAAAATACAGATGTAATAACAGTAAAGCTCGTGTATGCTAACTCTGACTTATTGGCTTTTTCAAATAATGGTCAGCTATTTCGTTATAACGCGATTAAGGATCAATTTGAATTGATCGTTAATATGGGCAAAGTGATGAATAATAAGTATTTAGTTGTCGCTGACATGGTTATTGATAATACCAATTGTTATTGGATTGCTACTTCATCTGGTTTATTCCGATATCAGAGAGCGCATCTTATGAAGATTCAAGATTCAGAAGATACTCATAGTCTAGTCTGGTATGACTCCAATCGCTTGTTCGTTGCTAAACCAAAAGGAATCTGGTTATTTAATAAACAGACAATGAAAGGGGAGTGGCTTTACAAAAATGGACCAAAATCTGATTTACATGTTAGCAGGTTTTTATATGATAATAAAGCGAAAAGACTTTGGATTGGAACATCTTGGAACGGCATGTTTTATTATGATTTGAATAAGCATACTCTGTGTCCGGTGAAAATAAATGGTTTTCCTAAACAACCTATCCTGGCAATAGAGGCAAATTCCGATTCCACAATTTTAGCCGGGATCGATGGACAAGGTATTTGGGAGTTGAACAGACAAGGAACAAAGGTTTTGAACGTATATAAAGAAGATGTAAATGATCCGTCATCTCTTTCCGGAAATGGAGTTTATGACATTTTTAATGACCAGAATAAGCGTATTTGGATTTGTACTTATGGTGGTGGTGTCTCTTTTTTTGATAAAACGACTCCCCTGGTTGATCAATTAACTCATACTATCAATAATCCGAATTCTTTAGTAAATAATAAAGTTAACAAGATTGTACAAGACAAAAGGGGAAGTATTTGGATGGCTACTGATAACGGCATTAGTTGCAAGGAAGCCGGAACTGGAAAATGGAAAACTTATTATCAAAACCAGCATAATCAAGCTCCGGTATTTATCTCATTATGTGAAGATGATAAAGGACGGATATGGGCGGGTACTTATTCTTCGGGTATTTATGTTCTTGATGAACGTACCGGTCGCGAATTAGCACATTATTCGAAAGAAACTCATGGGTCTGCATTAGATAATAATTTTGTATTGGATATTTTTAAAGATAGCAACGGCGATCTTTGGATAGGAGGGGTACAAGGTAAAATGATATGTTATCTTTCAAAGGAAAATAAATTTAGAAATTACTCAACGATGCCTATCAATGCTTTTGCTGAATTGGCACCAAACAAAATACTTTTAGCTTGTACATATGGATTATGCATTCTTGATAAAAAAACAGGAATAATCAAAACATTACAAGAGGGATACTTGGTTCATGATGCAATTGCAATAAAAGATGAAATATGGATTTGTACAAGTGGAGAGGGTTTAATCAGATATAATTATAAAACTCGCAAAACACAAAAGATTACAGCTGCATCTGGACTGCCGTCTAATTATGTAAATAGCATAATGTATGCAGACGGTTATTTGTGGTTGGGCACGGAAAGTGGATTGTGCCGATTGAATCCAAAGAACATGGGAGTACTCACTTACAATACAGTGTATCCATTGTCACGAGTTTCTTTTAACCGAGGCTCACGTTGCAAACTAAATAACGGACAATTAATTTGGGGTACAAGTAATGGTGCGGTACGTTTCTCTCCAAAATCATTATCAGAGAGCCAATCAAAAGGTGCTATCTTTTTTCAGAATCTTACCATTGCAGGTCGCTCTATTCGTAGCAGTCTGAGTTCTCCATTAGATAGCTTGCAAGAAGTGTCATTGAACTACAATCAAAATACATTGCAATTAGAACTCCTATCTATAGGAGGTATTTCGGGTGCAAAATTCTCCTGGACATTAGAAGGCTTCGATAATAGTTGGAGTCAGCCTTCCGAAAATCGCTTCATACATTATTCAAACATACCAAATGGAACTTATGTATTGAAAATAAGGCTATATGATTGTTCTCTTTCACATGTAATCGTAGAGCGGTCATTGTGTATAACTGTTGTTCCACCTTTTTGGAAGACTTGGTGGTTCGAACTTTTTATTTTTGCCTTTATTGTGAGTATTATTTATTTATCATTTAAATATTATATTGAGCGGTTCAAACAACAGCATAATGAAGAAAAAATACGTTTTTTTACCAATACCACTCATGATATAAGAACATCTCTTACATTAATCAAAGCTCCTATTGAGGAATTATTGAAAGAGCAAAATATGTCCGATGTAGGCAGGTATTATCTTTCGTTGGCAACTGAACAGGCAAGACGTCTCTCTACTGTTGTAACCCAGTTAATGGATTTTCAAAAAGTGGATATCAGAAAAGAACAGCTGGTTCTTGGTATGGTAGATATTGTGGGTCTGATTGAACATCGTCGGTTGATGTTCGAATCATTTGCAAAAAAACAAAATATAGATTTATATTTTTCTTCAGATCAGGATTGGTATCAAACGGCTGTAGATGAATCTATGATGGAAAAAACAATTGATAATCTTATCTCTAATGCTATTAAATATTCACACCCAGATAGCAAGGTTCTGATAAATATTAAATGTGAACCTGATAATTGGACCTTGGAAATAAAAGATAGTGGCATTGGAATTAGTAAGAAAGCTCAATATCAACTATTCAGAGAATTTTACCGAGGTGAGAATGCTATAAATTCTAAAATTGTAGGTTCAGGTATCGGCCTTCTGTTGGTGAAAAAATATGTTGAGATGCATGACGGTAATATTAGTTGCGTTAGTGAAGAAAATATCGGTTCTATTTTTAAAATCGTTATTCCTTTTAAAGAGGTTCTTGAAGAGAAGAATAAAGCAAATGCCAAAATAAAAGAATCAGTATCTTATGTTGTGAATAATATTGATTCGCAACCTCTGTTGGAGCAAGAAGGATCGCCGAAACAAGTAATGCGGATTCTAATTGTTGAAGATAATGATGATCTTCGAAACTTTATGCAATCTCCCCTTCAAACAGATTTTGATGTATTGTTAGCCGAAGATGGTGTCGTAGCTTGGGATATAATTCAAAAACAGATGCCAGATCTGGTCGTTTCAGATGTGATGATGCCGAATATGGATGGATTTGAACTTTGCAGATTAATGAAGTCAACTTATGAAACTTCCCATATTCCATTAATATTGCTTACAGCACTTTCTGGTGAAGCTGAACAACTACATGGATTAGGTTTAGGGGCAGACGATTATCTAACAAAGCCTTTTGATATGACTCTTCTTGTACAAAGAATAAAGTCGATAATCAGGAATAGAGAGATTGTCAAAGAAAAGGCTTTAAAGTTAATTAAAGGACCAGATAATAATGAAGAACAGATTTTGGCCAATAAGCTTAATGATAAGTTTGTGAAGAAAATGCTGGAAGTGGTCCGGGCAAATATAGCAAATACAGAATTTGGAAAAGATGATTTTGCTTCTTCGATGAATATTAGCTCATCATTGCTTTATAAAAAGGTAAAGTCGCTTACAGATCAATCACCAACAGATTTTATTAAGATGGTTCGACTGGACTACGCATTAGAACTATTACAGAGTCATAAGTATACTGTTACAGAAGTGAGTGAATTTTGTGGCTTTTCCTCTCTTGGATATTTTAGTACAGTGTTTAAAAAGTATTTTGGGAAATCTCCTACTGAAATAGAGTCCTAG